The Salinirubellus salinus genome segment AACCCGGCCTCGGACGAGGAGCCGGGGTACTACGGGCTGGCCGAGTGAGGCCGGTCGGCGCTCAGGCGCTCGGCTCCTCCTCGCCGCCCCGGAACCCCATCGCGTGTTCGACGGCCGAGGAGAGGACCTCCGTGCGGCGCCGGCGGTGCGGTTCGTCGGCCGATTCCTCGTCGGGGGCGTCGACGGGGACGTCCACCACGTCGGTCTCCTCCACGGCCGCCTCGACCTCTGCCTCGGCCGCCGCCGCTGCCTCGGCGATGGCCTCGAAGTCCACGTGGGCCATCGCGCTGTAGGTCCCGACACCGACGGCCGTCCCGACGAGTGTGGCGGCCACGCGGGGGTGCTGGTACCCCGTCGCCCGGCCGAGGAGGTAGACCGCCGCCCCGGTTGCAGCCCCGTTCAGCGTCGCGTTCAGTGCACGTTCGATGCTGTTCGTGTCCATGTGATACGTCAGGTGACGAGGAGCCATAACCCCAAGATTGGCACACGGCAGACCCCTCCCGTCGGCGAGGAGCGTCCCGACCGGAACGGCGGAGTTTTGCCGGGGGCGCGCGCACCGCCACCGAATGCAACTGCTGGTCGCCGGCGGAGACCGGGTGGACGCGGGCAAGACCACGTTCTCGGTGGGGCTGTGTCGCGAACTCGACGCGCCCGGCTACAAGCCGCGTGCGGGCAACGACTACTGGTTCGACCACGACGACTACCGGCGGGCCGTCGACGCCGGCCGGCTCTACGGGAAGGACGCCCGACGGCTGACCGGGGCGGCGCCGGGCGAGGCGGACCCCGAGGCCGTCAACCCCGTCCACCGGCTCTGGACGCCCGTCCCCGGCCCGAAGCAGGGGTTGCTCGGCCGGACCGGCCGGGAGTTCCTCGTCGACCGGGTCGGCCCGCGCGGCGACGAGACGTGGGTCGTCAACGGCACCGCCGACCTGCCGAACTCGCTGGTCGAGTCGCTCCCGCTCGAGGGGGCCGTCACCGTGGACTCGGTCCCCGCGTTCAACGACGTGATGGCCGCCCACCACGTGCCGGCGTTCGAGGCGCTGGCCGACCGCATCGCGGCCGAGGACCGCGCCGTCGTCGAGTCCTACGCCGACATCGCCCGGCCGCTCGACGGCTACGAACCGGACGCCGTCGCCGTCGTGGAACCGCGGCAGGCCCGTATCTACGACGGGGCGCGCTACGCGAACGCCTGCGAGGTGGCCAGTGGGTCGGCCCGCGAGGGGACCCTGGAGGAGACCACGGAGAACGTGCTGGCGATGATCGAGCCCCGCGCCCGGGTGGAACTACCCGCGCTGACGGGCGCCCAGCGGAAGGACCCGGACGCGGTGGCCGACGAGTACGCCCCCGCCTACGAGGCGTTGCTGGCGACGGCGCTGGAGTAGCCCCACCGCCGGTCGGCCTGCCGGAGTCGGGGGCTACGGGGAGCGCCGGTGTCTGTGTGGGTCCGACGAGCCGGGGTCGTCGCGGATGAGTTCGTCGAACCGCCGGAGGAACGACCAGCGGTCGGTCTCGCCCGCCCCGGCCGCGACGAGCGTCTCCTCCAGCCCCTCGCGTGACTGGTGACAGCACTCGCGGTGACACGGCTTGCAGAGGAACTCGAAGCGCTTGCCGCGCCGGTCCCAGCGGTCGCCGTGCTTGTCGTACTCCCTGGCCTCGGCCCGGGCGACCTCCGCCCCGCACGCGATGCAGGTGACCGACTCCCCGTCGGCCTGTCCGAGGTCCCCGGCTGACGGCGGCGGACTCATCGGTCCACCTCGCCCATGATGGGGTCGAGACTGCCGAGCGTGGCGATGAGGTCCGGGACGAACTCCCCCTCGGCCATCGACGGGAGCGCCTGCAGGTTCGAGAAACACGGCGACCGGATCTTGAACCGTGCTGGCGTGTCGGTCCCGTCGGCACGGATGTAGATACCGAGTTCGCCCTTCGCGGCCTCGACTGCCCGGTAGATCTCGGTGTCCGGGTCGGGTTTCAGCGTGCGGGGGACGTTCGCCTGGACGGTGCGCTCGTCCGCGGGCCACTCCTCGAGCGCCTCGAGACACTGCTCGACGATGCGAGCGGACTGCTGGAGTTCCTCGAGGCGGACGAGGACCCTGGCGAAGTTGTCGCCGTCGGCCGCCGTCGCCACGGTCCAGTCGAGTTCGTCGTAGTAGCCGTAGGGGTCGTCCCGGCGGAGGTCGTAGTCGACGCCCGAGCCACGGGCGACCGGCCCGGTACAGCCGTACGCCTTCGCCACCTCGGGGTCGAGGACGCCGGTGTCGACGGTCCGTATCTGGAACACCTCGTTCCCCGTCAGCAGCGAGTGGTACTCGTCCAATCGCTCGGGGACGCCGTCGAGGTAGTTCCGGACCGTCTCGAAGAACGCCTCGCGCGGTTCGGGGAGGTCGAAGGCGACCCCGCCGAGGCGGAAGTAGTTGAACATCAGTCGCTGCCCGGTGAGATCCTCGAGGATGGTCTGGACGCGTTCCCGGTCCTGCATCGCGTACATGAAGGCGGCGGTGAACTCGCCCACGACGTCGAGCGCGTAGGTCCCGACCGCGAGGTAGTGCGCCAGCATCCGGGAGAGTTCTGCTGACATCGTCCTGAGGACCTGCGCGTACGCCGGCACCTCGATGTCGACGAGGTCCTCGGCAGCGCGGGCGTACGCCCACTCGTTGAGGATACCGGCCCCGCTCCAGTCCCAGCGGTCCGGGTACGGCATGATCTGGTGGCGGTAGGTGGACTGCTGGCACATCTGCTCCTCGCACCGGTGGATGTAACCGAGGTCCGGTTCCACGTCCGCGACCTGTTCACCGTCCAGCACCGTCTGCAGGTGGAGCACGCCGTGGGTCGCGGGGTGGTTCGGCCCGATGTTGAGGAGCATCGTGTCACCGTGCTCGCCCGCGCGCTGGTCCGCCGCCAGTGGGTTCTCGTGCTCGCGCAGCGTGACCACCTGTGGCTGCTCGGAGTCGTAGTCGAGCGAGAGCGGGTGGCCCTGCCACGTCTCCGGGAGCAGGATACGCCGGAGGTCCGGGTGGTCGTCGTACTCGATACCGACGAGGTCGTAGGCCTCGCGCTCGTGCCACGCGGCCGTGGGGAACACCGGCGCCGCGGACTCGCTGACCGGGTCGCGCTTCGCCGTCGGGACGACCACCGACAGTTCCCGCGTCGGGTCGTCGTACGTCCTGAGGTGGTAGATAGACTCGAAGCGGTCCCCGTACTCCTGTGCGGTCACACAGGCGCAGTGGTCGAAGCCGGCGGCCTCCTTCAACGTCGAGAGGACCGCCTGGACCGCGTCGGGGCGGACGACGAGCGCCTCGGCGTTCCGGTGGTGCTCGCTGTCGAGGGGCTGCTCGCCGACCTGCTCCTCGACCAGGCCGGCCACGTCCTCGGTTGTCGTCTCCGCAGCGGTCGTCTGTGGTTCGAGGCTCACGCCGACCACCCCCAGCCGTACGCTCGTCGCTGGAGGGTCGTCAGCGAGGGATGACGCGTCGTCATGGCTAGTCGACAGTCGGGCCGCGGGGTGCAAGCCGCTTCAGGCGAACGTGCGAGGGTGGTTTAAGTAACGCCGCGGAGAGGTGTGGTCGTGAAGTACCTCCGACTCGCCGTCCGGGAGCCCCCCGAGTCACGCAATCCGATGCACACGTTCGTGATGGAGCGCGACGAGGTGACGCTGACACAGCTCTGGAACTGGAGTACGACTGACGAGGCCGTGGACGTGGTGCTGTTCCGCGTCGTCGGTGACCGCGGGGTCTACACGGCCGCGCTGGAGGAGGTACCGTTCGTCACGGCCTACGAGACGGTCCGACTGGACGAGGAGAGCTTCTACGCCTACGTCGAACACGAGACCCGTGACGCCGACCGGGGGTTCAGGGAACCGTTCGTCGACCGGCGAGTCCTGACACTCCCGCCCATCGAGTTCGCCAGCGACGGCGAGACGAGGATGGAGGTGGTCGGCCGGCAGACGGACGTCCAGGCGGTGGTCGACGGCTTCCCCGCCGAGTTCGAGGTGCGTGTCGACCGGATCGGAAGCTACGAACACGGTCTCGACGGTGGGGCCCTGCTGACCGGGCGACAGCGCGAGGCCGTCGCCGTCGCGCTCGAACTGGGCTACTACGAGGTTCCCCGGAGCGCCTCGGTGGATGCCGTCGCGGCGGAACTCGGGTGTGCGGCCAGCACCGCGGCCGACCACCTCCGGAAGGCACAGGCCAGACTCGCCCGGCAGGCGGTCGGGACGGAACGCTGACGCGGCCCGGTGACCGCGCGTGGAACCTGAAGCACCGGCCGCGCCCACGCTGGGGGAGGCTTTTTCCTCCGACCGGACGCCGTTCCGGACGTGGCCTCCCTCGTCCGTTCGGTCGTCCTCGCGTTCTGGGTCTCGCCCGCCTGTGCCCCGATGCTATCACTGTTCCCGCCGGCGACCGGTCCGGGTGTCCTCGGCCAACTGCTCGTGGCGCTCTGTCTGGGCGTCCTCCTCGAACACCGCACCGACCACGGCGAGGGGCGCGTGTTCGCGTTCGCCCTGACGACGCTCGGTGCGTTCCTGCTCGTCGGCCTCGCGGCTGGCTACGGGGTGAACGAGCCGCCGGCCCCGGCGGCGGTGGTGGTCGTCTGCTGGCTGTTCGGCCTGAGCGTCGGCTACACGGTGTGGCTCGGTGACGGGCTGACGCGGCTCCGCGGGCGACTCGAGCGGGGCTCTACCGACGGCTAGG includes the following:
- a CDS encoding ATPase, which translates into the protein MQLLVAGGDRVDAGKTTFSVGLCRELDAPGYKPRAGNDYWFDHDDYRRAVDAGRLYGKDARRLTGAAPGEADPEAVNPVHRLWTPVPGPKQGLLGRTGREFLVDRVGPRGDETWVVNGTADLPNSLVESLPLEGAVTVDSVPAFNDVMAAHHVPAFEALADRIAAEDRAVVESYADIARPLDGYEPDAVAVVEPRQARIYDGARYANACEVASGSAREGTLEETTENVLAMIEPRARVELPALTGAQRKDPDAVADEYAPAYEALLATALE
- a CDS encoding DUF7562 family protein, with amino-acid sequence MSPPPSAGDLGQADGESVTCIACGAEVARAEAREYDKHGDRWDRRGKRFEFLCKPCHRECCHQSREGLEETLVAAGAGETDRWSFLRRFDELIRDDPGSSDPHRHRRSP
- a CDS encoding NADH-quinone oxidoreductase subunit D, which encodes MVEEQVGEQPLDSEHHRNAEALVVRPDAVQAVLSTLKEAAGFDHCACVTAQEYGDRFESIYHLRTYDDPTRELSVVVPTAKRDPVSESAAPVFPTAAWHEREAYDLVGIEYDDHPDLRRILLPETWQGHPLSLDYDSEQPQVVTLREHENPLAADQRAGEHGDTMLLNIGPNHPATHGVLHLQTVLDGEQVADVEPDLGYIHRCEEQMCQQSTYRHQIMPYPDRWDWSGAGILNEWAYARAAEDLVDIEVPAYAQVLRTMSAELSRMLAHYLAVGTYALDVVGEFTAAFMYAMQDRERVQTILEDLTGQRLMFNYFRLGGVAFDLPEPREAFFETVRNYLDGVPERLDEYHSLLTGNEVFQIRTVDTGVLDPEVAKAYGCTGPVARGSGVDYDLRRDDPYGYYDELDWTVATAADGDNFARVLVRLEELQQSARIVEQCLEALEEWPADERTVQANVPRTLKPDPDTEIYRAVEAAKGELGIYIRADGTDTPARFKIRSPCFSNLQALPSMAEGEFVPDLIATLGSLDPIMGEVDR
- a CDS encoding helix-turn-helix domain-containing protein — encoded protein: MKYLRLAVREPPESRNPMHTFVMERDEVTLTQLWNWSTTDEAVDVVLFRVVGDRGVYTAALEEVPFVTAYETVRLDEESFYAYVEHETRDADRGFREPFVDRRVLTLPPIEFASDGETRMEVVGRQTDVQAVVDGFPAEFEVRVDRIGSYEHGLDGGALLTGRQREAVAVALELGYYEVPRSASVDAVAAELGCAASTAADHLRKAQARLARQAVGTER